One segment of Urocitellus parryii isolate mUroPar1 chromosome 5, mUroPar1.hap1, whole genome shotgun sequence DNA contains the following:
- the Mrpl42 gene encoding large ribosomal subunit protein mL42 has translation MASIAFKWVMSKRILWKHLFPVQNSALSGVCHKSTFSSLPDDYNCKVELALTSDGRTIVCYHPSVDIPYEHTQPIPQPDPLHSNEETHDQVLKTRLEEKDEHLEEGPMIEKLSKMFFTTKHRWYPHGQYHRRRKNPNPPKDR, from the exons ATGGCATCGATAGCATTCAAATGGGTGATGTCAAAGAGAATTCTCTGGAAGCATTTATTTCCAGTTCAAA ACAGTGCTTTATCTGGTGTTTGTCATAAatccacattttcttctcttccagatGACTATAATTG cAAAGTAGAGCTTGCTTTGACATCTGATGGCAGAACAATAGTATGCTACCATCCTTCTGTGGATATCCCATATGAACATACACAA CCTATTCCTCAACCAGATCCTTTGCACAGTAATGAAGAAACACATGATCAAGTGCTAAAAACCAGattagaagaaaaagatgaacacCTTGAGGAAGGACCCATGATAGAAAAACTTAGTAAAATGTTTTTTACTACTAAGCATCGTTGGTATCCTCATGgaca GTATCATAGACGTCGTAAGAATCCGAATCCTCCAAAAGACAGATGA